A stretch of Equus caballus isolate H_3958 breed thoroughbred chromosome 11, TB-T2T, whole genome shotgun sequence DNA encodes these proteins:
- the GAA gene encoding lysosomal alpha-glucosidase, producing the protein MDGRRLPCSRPLGLCVLVCLATAALLGHVLLHDFTMVPRELHGFSQVPKEIYRAPQQGASGPGPQPAPGRRGSPRAAPAQCDTPPDSRFDCAPDKAITQEQCEARGCCYVPARRQPPGSQMGQPWCFFPPSYPSYKLGNLTTTEMGYTATLTRAAPTFVPKDILTLRLDVLVETESRLHFTIKDPANRRYEVPLETPRVRSRATSTLYSVEFSEEPFGVVVRRKLNGRVLLNTTVAPLFFADQFLQLSTSLPSRYVTGLAEHLGPLMLNTNWTKITLWNRDIAPTPSVNLYGSHPFYLVLEDGGSAHGVFLLNSNAMDVVLQPSPALSWRSTGGILDVYVFLGPEPKSVVQQYLEVVGYPFMPPYWGLGFHLCRWGYSSTAITRQVVENMTRAHFPLDVQWNDLDYMDARRDFTFNKDGFGDFPAMVQELHQGGRRYMMIVDPAISSSGPPGSYRPYDEGLRRGVFITNETGQPLIGKVWPGSTAFPDFTNPEALDWWQDMVAEFHAQVPFDGMWIDMNEPSNFVKGSVDGCPDSDLENPPYVPGVVGGTLRAATVCASSQQFLSTHYDLHNLYGLTEAIASHRALVKARGVRPFVISRSTFAGHGRYAGHWTGDVWSSWEQLSYSVPEILLFNLLGVPLVGADICGFLGNTSEELCVRWTQLGAFYPFMRNHNGLDSLPQEPYRFSETAQQAMRKAFALRYMLLPHLYTLFHGAHTRGQTVARPLFLEFPEDPRTWTVDRQLLWGEALLITPVLEAGRVEVTGYFPLGTWYDLQTVPVGALGGLPSPAPAPLMPAIHSEGQWVTLPAPLDTINLHLRAGHIIPLQGPGLTTTESRKQPMALVVALTSSREAQGELFWDDGESLGVLEREAYTHIIFLARNNTIINELLHVTSEGASLQLERVTVLGVAVAPQQVLSNGVPVSNFTYNPDTKTLDIPVSLTMGEQFLISWS; encoded by the exons ATGGATGGGAGGCGGCTGCCCTGCTCCCGCCCCCTGGGGCTCTGCGTCCTCGTCTGCTTGGCCACCGCTGCCCTCCTGGGGCATGTCCTGCTGCACGATTTCACGATGGTCCCCCGAGAGCTGCATGGCTTCTCCCAAGTACCCAAGGAGATTTACCGAGCTCCCCAGCAGGGAGCCAGCGGCCCAGGGCCCCAACCCGCCCCAGGGCGCCGCGGCAGTCCCAGAGCAGCTCCGGCACAGTGCGACACGCCCCCCGACAGCCGCTTCGACTGTGCCCCAGACAAGGCCATCACCCAGGAGCAGTGTGAGGCCCGGGGCTGCTGCTACGTGCCTGCCAGGCGGCAGCCTCCGGGCTCCCAGATGGGGCAGCCCTGGTGCTTCTTCCCCCCCAGCTACCCGAGTTACAAGCTGGGGAACCTGACCACCACCGAGATGGGCTACACCGCCACCCTCACTCGAGCCGCCCCGACCTTCGTCCCCAAGGACATCCTGACCTTACGGCTGGACGTGCTCGTGGAGACTGAGAGCCGACTCCACTTTacg ATCAAAGACCCCGCCAACAGGCGCTACGAGGTGCCCCTGGAGACCCCGCGCGTCCGCAGCCGGGCAACGTCCACTCTCTACAGCGTGGAGTTCTCGGAGGAGCCCTTCGGGGTGGTCGTGCGCCGGAAGCTGAACGGACGGGTGCT GCTGAACACGACGGTGGCCCCCCTGTTCTTCGCCGACCAGTTTCTGCAGCTGTCCACCTCCCTGCCATCCCGGTACGTCACTGGCCTTGCCGAGCACCTTGGCCCCCTGATGCTCAACACCAACTGGACCAAGATCACCCTCTGGAACCGGGACATCGCCCCCACG CCCTCCGTGAACCTCTACGGGTCCCACCCTTTCTACCTGGTGCTGGAGGACGGCGGGTCGGCTCACGGGGTCTTCCTCCTGAACAGCAATGCCATGG ATGTGGTCCTGCAGCCTAGCCCGGCCCTCAGCTGGAGGTCAACTGGCGGGATCCTGGACGTGTACGTCTTCCTGGGCCCGGAGCCCAAGAGCGTGGTGCAGCAGTACCTGGAAGTCGTGG GCTACCCGTTCATGCCGCCGTACTGGGGCCTGGGTTTCCACCTCTGCCGCTGGGGCTACTCCTCCACCGCCATCACCCGCCAGGTCGTGGAGAACATGACCAGGGCCCACTTCCCCCTC GACGTCCAGTGGAACGACCTGGACTACATGGACGCCAGGAGGGACTTCACTTTCAATAAGGACGGCTTCGGGGACTTCCCGGCCATGGTGCAGGAGCTCCACCAGGGCGGCCGGCGGTACATGATGATCGTT GACCCCGCCATCAGCAGTTCTGGCCCCCCCGGGAGCTACCGACCCTATGACGAGGGTCTGCGGAGGGGGGTTTTCATCACCAATGAGACTGGGCAGCCGCTGATTGGGAAG GTATGGCCCGGGTCCACCGCCTTCCCCGACTTCACCAACCCTGAGGCCCTTGACTGGTGGCAGGACATGGTGGCCGAGTTCCACGCCCAGGTGCCCTTTGACGGCATGTGGATT GACATGAATGAGCCGTCCAACTTCGTAAAGGGCTCTGTGGACGGCTGCCCCGACAGCGACCTGGAGAACCCACCCTATGTGCCAG GGGTGGTTGGCGGGACCCTCCGGGCAGCCACCGTCTGTGCCTCCAGCCAGCAGTTCCTCTCCACGCACTACGACCTGCACAACCTGTACGGCCTGACCGAAGCCATCGCCTCCCACAG GGCCCTGGTGAAGGCTCGGGGGGTGCGCCCCTTCGTGATTTCCCGCTCAACCTTCGCTGGCCACGGCCGATACGCCGGCCACTGGACAGGGGATGTGTGGAGCAGCTGGGAGCAGCtctcctactctgtgccag AAATCCTGCTCTTCAACCTGCTGGGGGTGCCGCTGGTCGGGGCCGACATCTGTGGCTTCCTGGGCAACACCTCGGAGGAGCTGTGTGTGCGCTGGACCCAGCTGGGGGCCTTCTACCCCTTCATGCGGAACCACAACGGCCTGGACAGCCTG CCTCAGGAGCCGTACAGGTTCAGCGAGACGGCGCAGCAAGCCATGAGGAAGGCCTTTGCCCTGCGCTACATGCTGCTGCCCCACCTCTACACACTGTTCCACGGGGCACACACCAGGGGCCAGACTGTGGCCCGGCCCCTCTTCCTGGA GTTCCCTGAGGACCCCCGCACCTGGACCGTGGACCGCCAGCTCCTGTGGGGGGAGGCCCTGCTCATCACCCCAGTGCTCGAGGCCGGGAGGGTCGAAGTGACTGGCTACTTTCCGCTCGGCACGTGGTACGACCTGCAGACG GTGCCAGTAGGGGCCCTTGGTGGCCTCCCCTCTCCAGCTCCTGCACCCCTCATGCCTGCCATCCACAGTGAAGGGCAGTGGGTGACACTGCCAGCCCCACTGGACACCATCAACCTCCACCTTCGGGCTGGGCACATCATCCCCCTGCAG GGACCCGGCCTCACAACCACAGAGTCCCGCAAGCAGCCCATGGCCCTGGTTGTGGCCCTGACCTCGAGTCGGGAGGCCCAGGGGGAGCTGTTCTGGGATGACGGCGAGAGCCTGGGAGTGCTGGAGCGCGAGGCCTACACCCACATCATCTTCCTGGCCAGGAAC AACACCATCATAAACGAACTGTTGCATGTGACCAGTGAGGGGGCCAGCCTGCAGCTGGAGAGGGTGACTGTCCTGGGGGTGGCCGTGGCCCCCCAGCAAGTCCTCTCCAATGGTGTTCCTGTCTCCAACTTCACCTACAACCCTGACACCAAG